TGACGGCCTTGAACTCGGCCATCTGGCGGCCCACCTCGGCCACGCGCTCCTGCGGCACGGCCCACACACCCATCGCGTTGAAGGTAAAGCCCGCCTTCTGGTGCCGGAACACGGCCGAGACGCGCCGCAGCGCCCCCGCGTCCTTCATCTTCTGCGCGTGGGCGGCGAGTTCGTCGATGGTCAGCCCCAGCGCGGCGCAGGTGCCTTCGTAGGGTTCCTCGGTGATCGGCAGGTCCTTCTGGAACTCCAGCACGAAGGCGCGGTCGAGGGCCGTGACCTCGTAGCCGACGTTGCGCTGCTCGGCGGTGTACTGGGGCTTCGCCTTGGCGTTCCAGTCCTCCTTGCCGGTCATGTCGAATTCCACACCGATCTTGAAGAGGTGCAGGGTGGGCATCAGCCGGGTGACCCTGGCGCCGCTCAGCTCGTGCAGCTTCTGCACGTGCGACTCGAGGTCGCTCTCGGGCGGCACGGCGATGGTGTACCAGAGGTTGAAGCTGTGGTTGCGCTTGTAGTTGTGGCTGACGCCGGGATGCCCATTGACGATCTCCGCGCCCGCGTCGAGCTGATCCTCGTCGTGGACGGCGGCGACGAGGCTGGACTTGTAGCCCAGGGTCCGGGTGTCGAAGATCGCGCTGACCTGCCGCAGCACGCCTTCCGCCTTGACCTCGCGCAGGATGTCCAGCGCTTCCTGCTCGGTCAGCCCGACTTCCTCGGCGATCAATCGGTAGGGCCGCTGCACGATGGGGATGTCCTTCTGGATGCGGTTGAGCAGTTGCTCGCGCGGCGTGACCGTGGGGGTCGCCGGGGCGGGCGCGGGGGCGGGAGCCGTCATGCCCTCCAGGGTACGGCTCCGCGCGGCGGCGAACGTCCCCGAACGATCGGTCAGGGAAGAGAAGCGGCCAGCTTCCAGCCTGGCGCCGCTGGCTGGTGACGGGGGCACGTCGGGGAAGAGGCTGATTGTGCGTCTTTGCCGTTGGGCCGTGGCGGGAAGCTGGCTGCTGGCCACCCCCGATAGGCCACAATGCAGGGCATGGTCACAGCAATCGTGATGGTGCAGGCCGACCGCCAGCGCATTCAGGAAACCGCCGAGGCCCTCGCGGGGGTGCCCGGCGTGCGCGAGGTGTACTCGGTGACAGGCGAGTGGGACATCGTGGTGGTGCTGAAACTGGAGCGCTACGAGGACCTCGACGACGTGGTGACCGGCCACCTGCGCCGGGTCGAGGGCATCGCCCGCACCCAAACCATGCTGGCCTTCCGCACCTACAGCGAGGCGCTGCTCGACCAGGGCTTCGGCGTCGGGCTGGACGAAGGCGAGCAGTTTTCCTGAAGCGCGGGAACGCCTCTGGATGGGGTGACCCTGCAGACCGAAGTTCAGGAGAGAAGCGCACGAGGCCGAAAACCAAGAAACCGGGCTTTTGCCTGCCACCTCTGCCTCCGGTGCTTCCTTCCCCCGCGCTTCCAGAAAGGTTATGGGGCAGTTTCTTTTGGAAGCGAGCGGTTGAACGGCGGCGAACGCAGACCCAAAAAGGGGCGGCGTCCATTCGCCATGAAACAGCGCTCCTCTTTACAGGTTGCCTCCCAGAAACCCATACTCGGTCCAGGAGGGCACCGTGGCCTACAAGAAACTCAGCGAGCAGGTTCAGGAACTCAGCAATCCCCAGCGCAGCGACCTCTTTGTCAAGCAATTCCGCGAAGCCGTCCGTGAAGGCAAGTTCGATGCCACCTTTCTGACCGAGCGCTTCACCATGCCCAAGACCTTTTCTCGCCGTGGCGCGGAAGGCACCTATCAGCGGGATACCCGCGACATGCTCTTTGACGTGACGCCTGACTTCGAGGCGTGGTTCGAAGAGACCAATGAAGCGCTGGCCAATACCCGCCGCACCGGGAATGTGAAACCCACCGCCGAGAACATCTCGGCCGGACTGGTGGATTTCAAGGCGCTGGCGGAAGAAACCCGCCGCAAGATGCAGGCGAGCTACGAAAAGGGCCAGGCCCTGGGCAAGAGCCG
This Deinococcus sp. HSC-46F16 DNA region includes the following protein-coding sequences:
- a CDS encoding Lrp/AsnC family transcriptional regulator, with the translated sequence MTAPAPAPAPATPTVTPREQLLNRIQKDIPIVQRPYRLIAEEVGLTEQEALDILREVKAEGVLRQVSAIFDTRTLGYKSSLVAAVHDEDQLDAGAEIVNGHPGVSHNYKRNHSFNLWYTIAVPPESDLESHVQKLHELSGARVTRLMPTLHLFKIGVEFDMTGKEDWNAKAKPQYTAEQRNVGYEVTALDRAFVLEFQKDLPITEEPYEGTCAALGLTIDELAAHAQKMKDAGALRRVSAVFRHQKAGFTFNAMGVWAVPQERVAEVGRQMAEFKAVSHCYLRPTYPEWPYTIFTMVHGRSKEEAFGKIAAIEQEVAPGIDHAILYSTKEYKKVRLEFYQPEFYEWEQTHLGASSTANP
- a CDS encoding Lrp/AsnC family transcriptional regulator, which gives rise to MVTAIVMVQADRQRIQETAEALAGVPGVREVYSVTGEWDIVVVLKLERYEDLDDVVTGHLRRVEGIARTQTMLAFRTYSEALLDQGFGVGLDEGEQFS